The following is a genomic window from Candidatus Hydrogenedentota bacterium.
CGGGGCCCCAGCACCTTGCCGAGCCTGCCGACCTGGCCCATCATGTCGGGGGCGGCGACGGCCGCGTCGAAGTCCAGCCAGCCGCCTGAGATTTTGGTGATGAGTTCATCGCTGCCTGCCTCGATGGCGCCCGCTTCCATCGCCGCGTTCACCTGTTCGAGCTGCTTGCAGAAGACGACCACGCGGATCTTCTTGCCCGTGCCATGCGGCAAACTGACCGACCCGCGCACCTGCTGGTCGGCATGGCGCGGGTCAACGCCCAGATAGAATGCGAGTTCAATGGTCTCGTCGAATTTCGCGGTGGCCGTTTTTTTAACGCCCTGCGCCGCTTCCGTGAGGGAATAGGTGCGCTCATGATCGTGATTGACGCGGATTGCGCGCGAGCGCTTGCTCATTTTGGCCATTTCAAAGACCTCCTGTGGTGCAACCGGGCCGCGCACCGCACGGCCCTCCCACGTGATTTTGGCGCCTTGAGACGCCTGCCGACGAACCGCCGCGACCCTGGGATGGGGCCGCGCATTATTCCTTTACGATAATGCCCATGCTCCGCGCGGTGCCCTTGACCATGCTAACGGCGGACACGACGCTGCCCGCGTTGAGGTCCGGCATCTTCAACCGCGCGATTTCCTCCACCTGCGCCCGGTCCACGGTGGCAACCTTGTTCTTGTTCGGCTCACCGGAAGCCTTGGCGATTTTGGCC
Proteins encoded in this region:
- a CDS encoding 50S ribosomal protein L1, translating into MAKMSKRSRAIRVNHDHERTYSLTEAAQGVKKTATAKFDETIELAFYLGVDPRHADQQVRGSVSLPHGTGKKIRVVVFCKQLEQVNAAMEAGAIEAGSDELITKISGGWLDFDAAVAAPDMMGQVGRLGKVLGPRGLMPSPKAGTVTPNVAQAVAEILKGKIEYRVDKNANIHVPVAKASFSAEQIEENAASVIGAVVKARPAACKGTYLKSCTMSSTMGPGYRLDAASLSAQFK